The region CTGGATATTTTCAAAAGATGTCTCTTGAAACAGATGTACAAAAAACGATAATGATTGATGTGAAATGAATTACTAAGCTATGCATGAATTTAAGGAATATTGAATTGAGGATGATACAATGCCAGAGGAGGATTTGGGATTAGCAGAAAAAGTAGAACAATTAGATAAAGAATATGAACACAGTTCTCCGCAGGAAATACTGGAATATGCACTGGGAAATTATTCCCCGGACATTTCCATAGCATTCAGCGGGGCTGAAGATATTGTGTTAATCGATATGGCAAAGAAGATCAGGGATGATGTACGGATATTTTCACTGGACACAGGAAGACTGCATCCTGAAACATACCGATTCATGGACAAGGTCAGGGACTATTATGATATTCCTATCGAGATATATTTTCCCAACAGGGATAAGACTGAAGAATTGGTCCGTCAGAAGGGATTATTCTCATTCTACAGGGATGGTCACAAAGAGTGCTGTGGGGTCAGGAAAGTGGACCCTCTCAAACGGGCACTTAATGATGTTGGTTCCTGGGTAACAGGCCAGAGAAAAGATCAGAGTCCCGGCACGCGTTTATCCATTCCCGTTATTGAGCTTGACAGGGTGTTTGGGGATGGCAACCTTGTAAAATTCAATCCTCTGGCAAACTGGACATCAAAACAGGTATGGCAATACATAAGAGAAAATGATGTTCCTTACAATGAGCTTCATGAAAAAGGATTTGTCAGCATTGGCTGTGAACCATGTACCCGGCCGATACTGCCCGGACAACATGAACGTGAAGGTCGATGGTGGTGGGAAGAAGCCACCAAAAAAGAGTGTGGACTCCACTCCGGTAATATTGGACAGAGTCACAAATAAGGGCACAGTTTTCGCTCTTTTTAGTATTTAGAATCTCCAGTTACAGGGAAGATACAATATGATTAAACAACAAAACCCGCATGGTGGGAAGTTAATTGACAGAACTCTTTCCTCGGAAAATGTCAGGGAAATAATCAGTCAGACAGATAAATTCCAGAGTATGGATGTGGACATAGGGATTGCCAGAGATATGGAAAACATAGCCAATGGTTTGTTCAGTCCCCTTGAAGGCTTCCTCACTCGTGAAGATTATGAAAATGTGCTCTCTAACAAGAGATTGTCAAATGGCATCCCCTGGACAATTCCGATTGTACTTGATATTTCCCATGAAAAGGCCTCAATAATTAAATCCGGCGATGACGTCATCCTCCGGTATGAAGATAGGCCGATAGCTCTTCTTCATGTTGAGGAAATCTACGACCTCGATAAGGATGCTCATGCTCAGCAGGTCTTTGGAACTACGGATAAATCCCACCCCGGAGTTGCCAATACATACCGGATGGAAGACAATTTGGTAGGGGGTAAGATAGACCTCCTACAAGAAACACCGTCCCCTTATCCCAAATATGCATTGAAACCCAAAGAGACAAGAAAACTGTTCCAGGAGATGAATTGGAATACCATTGTGGGATTCCAGACCCGGAATGTGCCTCACCTAGGTCATGAATATATTCAGAAAACAGCACTCAGTAATGTGGATGGCCTCTTCATAAACCCGGTGATCGGTAAAAAGAAATCCGGTGATTTCAGGGATGATGTAATCCTTGAAGCTTATGAAACTTTGATCGAGAATTATTTCCCGCAGGAGAGAGCCACCCTGGGTATTTTCCAGACCGAAATGCGTTATGCAGGCCCCCGTGAAGCAGTATTCCATGCGATTGTACGCAAGAACTTTGGATGTACCCATTTCATTGTGGGTCGTGATCATGCAGGGGTTGGATCATTCTATCCTCCGTTTGCAGCACATGAGATTTTCTCCGAATTCGATGATCTGGGCATAATCCCTATGTTCTTCAAATCCTTCTTCTACTGCAAGAAATGTGGAAGTATTGCCCATTCAAAGATCTGCCCACATTCTTCGGATTTCTACATACATTTCAGTGGAACTCGTATGCGGGAGTTACTCGTGACTGGGAAACGCCCTCCGGCAGATTCCATGAGGCCTGAAATTGCAGATGTTATATTGAAGTATGACAATCCTTTTGTTGAGTGAAACAAAAACGATAATCCTGTTACATCCTTACCGGAGGTAACAGGAGATATTTTTGAAATTGTTAGGTGGCACAATGTTATAATGCTAGCTGGTTCACAAAACGCATATCAAAAATGTCTTTTTCTTCCAATGGCTGGGAGATGAAACCAAGTTCATGTAAGGTCGGATTGAATTTCATGGTTGATTCAATATATTTGTATGAAATCCCAGCAAAGTATTTAGGGGATATTTCATACATCTCCTGCACAAAATCAGCATCTACTACTCCGACTTTTTCTGCAACAATCCGGGCTGCATTTCCGGGATTTTTGCGGATGAACTTACATCCTTTGTCATGTATTTTGATGAAGTCTAAAACCAGCTCTGGAAAGTTTTCAATCACGTCAGCACTTGCGATGATACCGTAACTTGGGTTATCTGGCCATAACCTGTCAGGTGAGATGACGGTTTTTGCATTACAAAATCTTTTAGCTGCAACTGCAAGGGAAGGGGTGCCGACTGCAACTTGGATCTCACCATCAGCCATAGCTTCAGGGATCATATCAGCCCATTCGTAATTTTTAACAGTGATTTTCCCTTCAAAACCACTTTTTTTAATGCAGTTACGAATTATCACGTCATGAATGGACCCGTCTGGGGGACAGGCAATGGTTAATCCCTTAAACTGTTCAAAAAACAAGGACGGATTACTTCCACATTGATCCAGAGATTTGAATTCTGAATTTGCAATCATAACTGTGCCTTCAACGTGTCCTCCGGCAATACATTTTATTGCAACCCCTCGATCGATACCGATCATTACCGGAGGCAGGCCAATATAACCCAGATCTACTTCTCCCCTTTCAAACGCCTGGACGATCGCAGGTCCTCCTCCGAAGAGACTCCAGTTTGCTTCTATATTTGCCTTTTTCAACCAATCAGTATTCATTAATATGAACGAAGTGTGGTACATGGTCGAAAGATGGCCGATATTTAATGACTTTCTCATCACACAACTCCTGGATATTTTATAAAAATAGGGGATAAATTAAAGCCATGAATTATGGCAAGACAATTTTCATGGCTTATGCCCCTCATTTACCTGACGTTTAACCACCACTTACTGCAGGAAGAATGGAGACTTCGTCGGATGCCTTTATTTCTGTTTCCAGGCCTGACAGATGCCTTATATCTTCCCCGTTTACATAGATATTAACAAACCGGCGAATTTCGCCGTTCTCAAAAAGACGGTTTTCGAACTCTTCGCCAAATTCCTTTATCAATTCATCAAACAGGCTCCTGATTGTCGTGTTCTGCAGGTCAAATTCAGATGATCTTGTTTTTGTAATGTTGTTCAATGCTGATGAAAATCTTACTGATACCATGTTATTCACTTTCCTGATCTTTATTGTGTGCTAGTAGAATTATTATTGTACTTGTTTGTAAATGCTGATAGTGTAGGCTTAATCGATTCCGGCTGCTCAAGTGTTTTTGCAATTGTATCCTGAGTCTTTAAGCCATTACCTGTTACATATACTACGGTTTTCTCGTCCGGATTTATATGTCCGCTTTCAACCAGTTTTTTTAGGCCTGCAATTGTTGTTCCTCCTGCGGGTTCAGTGAAAATACCTTCGGTATTTGCAAGTAAACGTATAGCTTCAATAATTTCTTCATCTGTAGGTGATGCTGCGTATCCACCGGATTGATGAATTATTTCTTTTGCATAATAACCATCAGCCGGATTGCCGATTGCAAGACTATGAGCCACCGTATCCAACTCTCTTATAGGTACTACTTCTGTAGCATTTTGAACAGCAGTTGATATAGGTGAGCAACCTAAAGGTTGGGATCCTGAAAATTTTATATTGCTACTGTTGTCAACAAACCCTATATTTTCGAGTTCGTTATAACCTCTAAAGAGTGCGCATAGCAATGCCCCGCTTCCCAGGGGGGCAACTATATGGTCGGGGGTGTCCCAGCCAAGTTGCTCTGCAGTCTCAAAAGCCAGTGTTCTGGACCCTTCGGTATAATAAGGTCTGATTGTTATGTTAACAAATGCCCAGTTCGGGTTCAGATCAGCCACCTCACTTGCGAGACGATTAGCATCATCATATGTTCCGTCGACTGCAATGGTGTTAGGTTTATACGTAAGCATCTGTGTGATCTTGCCAGGTTCTATTGACGAAGGAATGAAAATGTATGCAGGAAGTCCTGCTTTTGCAGCATGTGCACCAACAGCAGATGCAAGGTTTCCGGTCGAAGCACAACCCACAGCTTCTGCACCTAACTCAAGCGCCTTGCTGACAGCTACCGATGTTACCCTATCCTTAAAAGAGTTGGTGGGATTTACGGAATCATCAAGGATATAAAGTTCCTGCAAGCCCAACTCTTTGCCAAGATTTTCGGCACGATGAAGTTTGTTGTAACCTGCTCCCAGGTCCACATAGTTCGTACCGTCAATTGGTAGCAGATCCGAATATCTCCAGATGGACGGAGGACCTTTAGATATTTTTTCTTTACTGGCACGATTCTGGATTTCGTCCCAGTCATAATGTACTTCAAGAGGGCCAAAACATTCGTAGCATGTGTTCTGTATTCCTCCAGG is a window of Methanohalophilus mahii DSM 5219 DNA encoding:
- a CDS encoding phosphoadenylyl-sulfate reductase; the encoded protein is MPEEDLGLAEKVEQLDKEYEHSSPQEILEYALGNYSPDISIAFSGAEDIVLIDMAKKIRDDVRIFSLDTGRLHPETYRFMDKVRDYYDIPIEIYFPNRDKTEELVRQKGLFSFYRDGHKECCGVRKVDPLKRALNDVGSWVTGQRKDQSPGTRLSIPVIELDRVFGDGNLVKFNPLANWTSKQVWQYIRENDVPYNELHEKGFVSIGCEPCTRPILPGQHEREGRWWWEEATKKECGLHSGNIGQSHK
- a CDS encoding ubiquitin-like small modifier protein 1, which produces MVSVRFSSALNNITKTRSSEFDLQNTTIRSLFDELIKEFGEEFENRLFENGEIRRFVNIYVNGEDIRHLSGLETEIKASDEVSILPAVSGG
- a CDS encoding ABC transporter substrate-binding protein; translated protein: MRKSLNIGHLSTMYHTSFILMNTDWLKKANIEANWSLFGGGPAIVQAFERGEVDLGYIGLPPVMIGIDRGVAIKCIAGGHVEGTVMIANSEFKSLDQCGSNPSLFFEQFKGLTIACPPDGSIHDVIIRNCIKKSGFEGKITVKNYEWADMIPEAMADGEIQVAVGTPSLAVAAKRFCNAKTVISPDRLWPDNPSYGIIASADVIENFPELVLDFIKIHDKGCKFIRKNPGNAARIVAEKVGVVDADFVQEMYEISPKYFAGISYKYIESTMKFNPTLHELGFISQPLEEKDIFDMRFVNQLAL
- the sat gene encoding sulfate adenylyltransferase; its protein translation is MIKQQNPHGGKLIDRTLSSENVREIISQTDKFQSMDVDIGIARDMENIANGLFSPLEGFLTREDYENVLSNKRLSNGIPWTIPIVLDISHEKASIIKSGDDVILRYEDRPIALLHVEEIYDLDKDAHAQQVFGTTDKSHPGVANTYRMEDNLVGGKIDLLQETPSPYPKYALKPKETRKLFQEMNWNTIVGFQTRNVPHLGHEYIQKTALSNVDGLFINPVIGKKKSGDFRDDVILEAYETLIENYFPQERATLGIFQTEMRYAGPREAVFHAIVRKNFGCTHFIVGRDHAGVGSFYPPFAAHEIFSEFDDLGIIPMFFKSFFYCKKCGSIAHSKICPHSSDFYIHFSGTRMRELLVTGKRPPADSMRPEIADVILKYDNPFVE
- the thrC gene encoding threonine synthase; this encodes MSHVIGLKCRECGTEYPGGIQNTCYECFGPLEVHYDWDEIQNRASKEKISKGPPSIWRYSDLLPIDGTNYVDLGAGYNKLHRAENLGKELGLQELYILDDSVNPTNSFKDRVTSVAVSKALELGAEAVGCASTGNLASAVGAHAAKAGLPAYIFIPSSIEPGKITQMLTYKPNTIAVDGTYDDANRLASEVADLNPNWAFVNITIRPYYTEGSRTLAFETAEQLGWDTPDHIVAPLGSGALLCALFRGYNELENIGFVDNSSNIKFSGSQPLGCSPISTAVQNATEVVPIRELDTVAHSLAIGNPADGYYAKEIIHQSGGYAASPTDEEIIEAIRLLANTEGIFTEPAGGTTIAGLKKLVESGHINPDEKTVVYVTGNGLKTQDTIAKTLEQPESIKPTLSAFTNKYNNNSTSTQ